From Neobacillus sp. PS2-9, the proteins below share one genomic window:
- a CDS encoding GIY-YIG nuclease family protein: MANLSDDELLDELGVEQEIQKKSSFSPREERIISGFEEIQQFVEQNGRTPQHGEDNNIFERLYAVRLDCLRKQEECRVLLESFDYQGLLKGVEIERVGPEISMDDDNLLAELEVADSSGITELRHVRPRSEIRAAEEIAKREKCEDFDFFRPLFEQTERELNTGVRQTRPFGKDASVNTGNFFILGGQLVYVAEKGDEFKAPNGHPDARLRVIYSNGTESNLLLRSLQRALYKDEAGRRLTDPDVGPLFSEIWDEGDIESGTIYVLRSLSNHPFVAEHRNLIHKIGVTGGKVETRIANAEHEATYLLADVEIVASYKLAGINRTKLESIFHRIFAPAQLDLTIHDRFGHPVQPKEWFLVPLQVIDEAVSRIRDGSITNVTYDPKTASLVGLAQ, encoded by the coding sequence ATGGCTAATCTTTCTGATGACGAACTACTCGATGAGCTTGGTGTGGAGCAGGAAATACAAAAGAAAAGCTCTTTTTCACCACGTGAGGAACGCATAATCTCGGGGTTTGAGGAAATTCAGCAATTTGTCGAGCAGAACGGCCGTACTCCCCAACATGGTGAAGACAATAATATCTTTGAAAGGCTGTACGCTGTACGACTCGATTGTCTACGTAAGCAGGAGGAATGTAGAGTTCTTCTTGAATCATTCGATTATCAAGGGCTACTGAAAGGGGTAGAGATTGAACGAGTCGGCCCAGAGATATCGATGGATGACGATAATTTGCTCGCTGAGCTCGAAGTGGCAGACTCTTCCGGCATAACAGAACTACGCCATGTCCGCCCACGCTCCGAAATACGGGCGGCCGAGGAAATCGCAAAAAGAGAGAAGTGTGAGGATTTCGATTTCTTCAGGCCGTTATTTGAGCAGACTGAGCGTGAACTCAATACTGGGGTTCGACAAACGCGTCCATTTGGTAAGGATGCAAGTGTCAATACAGGTAACTTCTTTATTTTGGGCGGCCAACTTGTCTATGTGGCTGAGAAGGGGGATGAATTCAAAGCTCCAAATGGCCATCCTGATGCTCGACTAAGAGTCATTTACTCCAACGGTACCGAAAGTAATCTCCTACTGAGGTCATTGCAGAGAGCACTCTACAAAGACGAGGCTGGGCGCCGCTTGACCGATCCAGATGTTGGACCTTTGTTTAGTGAAATTTGGGATGAAGGTGATATCGAAAGTGGTACCATATATGTTCTGCGCAGCCTGTCCAATCACCCCTTCGTTGCGGAGCACCGCAATCTGATTCACAAGATTGGCGTAACAGGCGGTAAAGTTGAAACTCGCATCGCCAATGCGGAACATGAGGCTACTTATTTGCTAGCGGATGTCGAAATAGTCGCCAGTTATAAACTAGCCGGCATCAACCGTACGAAACTGGAGAGTATTTTCCACAGAATTTTTGCACCTGCTCAGCTCGATCTTACCATTCATGACCGCTTTGGCCACCCTGTTCAGCCTAAGGAATGGTTCCTTGTGCCGCTACAAGTGATTGACGAAGCAGTGAGTCGTATTCGAGATGGATCAATTACAAATGTAACCTATGATCCAAAGACGGCTAGTTTGGTTGGCCTTGCTCAATAG
- a CDS encoding IS256 family transposase produces MTQIQFNLNIDDLKDSVMNSDIDAVIKASIVLVLNSVMEKERDEFLQAGSYERSSLRRDYRNGYYDRDLLFSIGKITLRVPRTRSGEFSTTVFEQYARCDQSFVLAMLEMVVNGVSTRKVSNIVEQLCGNKVSKSFVSTLTEKLDPVVNQWASRPLNTMYYPYIFADAMYIKVREHNRVVSKAVYIATAVDENNRREILGLRVDHKESTEAWQRFFQYLQSRGLQSPKLIISDAHKGLKAAIGTEFVGSAWQRCTVHFKKNIITHMPKKGMDEVKIGLKRIFEVATVEEARKYKKEFIEQFSGNSKLDKAIEILEEGFEDAIQYLNEKPKYHKHIRSTNSLERINEEVRRRERVIRIFPNTQSAFRLIGAVLMDYAEEVGRRIIQDKEEKK; encoded by the coding sequence ATGACTCAAATACAGTTTAACCTAAATATTGATGATTTAAAAGATTCTGTTATGAACTCTGATATAGACGCTGTCATCAAAGCTTCTATTGTCCTTGTATTAAACTCTGTTATGGAAAAAGAACGCGATGAGTTCTTACAAGCCGGTTCTTACGAACGTTCAAGCTTACGTCGTGACTACCGCAATGGATATTATGATCGTGATTTATTATTTAGCATTGGAAAAATTACGCTTAGAGTACCTCGTACTCGTAGTGGAGAGTTTTCAACTACAGTGTTTGAACAATATGCCCGTTGTGACCAATCATTTGTATTAGCTATGCTTGAAATGGTGGTGAATGGGGTTTCCACAAGAAAGGTTTCCAATATTGTGGAACAACTCTGTGGGAATAAGGTCTCTAAATCATTTGTATCCACTCTTACAGAAAAGCTAGATCCTGTAGTGAATCAATGGGCAAGTCGGCCCCTGAACACAATGTACTACCCATATATCTTTGCAGATGCCATGTATATCAAAGTAAGAGAACATAACCGTGTCGTATCTAAAGCTGTTTATATCGCAACGGCTGTTGACGAGAACAATAGGCGTGAAATTCTTGGTTTGAGAGTAGATCATAAAGAGAGTACTGAAGCTTGGCAGCGTTTCTTCCAATACTTACAGTCTAGAGGTCTACAATCACCTAAGCTAATCATTTCTGATGCACACAAAGGGTTAAAAGCTGCCATCGGAACGGAGTTTGTAGGATCTGCCTGGCAAAGATGTACGGTACACTTCAAAAAGAATATCATAACCCATATGCCTAAAAAGGGTATGGATGAAGTCAAAATCGGGTTAAAGAGAATATTTGAAGTAGCGACCGTAGAGGAAGCCAGAAAATATAAGAAAGAGTTCATTGAGCAATTTAGTGGCAATTCAAAATTAGACAAGGCCATAGAAATATTAGAGGAAGGCTTCGAAGATGCCATTCAATACTTGAATGAGAAACCAAAATATCATAAGCATATTCGAAGTACAAACTCGTTAGAAAGAATCAATGAGGAAGTCCGGAGAAGAGAGAGGGTAATTAGAATATTTCCTAATACACAGTCAGCTTTCAGATTAATTGGAGCGGTCTTAATGGACTATGCCGAGGAAGTAGGAAGAAGAATAATTCAGGACAAAGAAGAGAAAAAATAG
- a CDS encoding DEAD/DEAH box helicase codes for MNNNNEQHRFVPSISVNYEGNGSATKYNEFGMRPMQERAYERRGEQYLLIKSPPASGKSRALMFIALDKLHNQGLKQAIIVVPEKSIGSSFNDEPLSQFGFWADWRVEPKWNLCNAPGSDNGGKVNSVGAYLESEDKVLVCTHATFRFAVDKFGVEAFDNRLIAVDEFHHVSANPDNKLGLHLGQFIARDRVHIVAMTGSYFRGDAEAVLSPQDESKFDTVTYTYYEQLNGYKYLKKLDIGYFFYSGSYTDDILKVLDPAEKTIVHIPNVNSRESTKDKIREVEYIIEELGEWQGTDPATGFQLVKTTGGRILRIADLVDDDPTKRDRVSAALKDPAHKNNRDHVDIIIALGMAKEGFDWIWCEHALTIGYRASLTEIVQIIGRATRDAPGKSRARFTNLIAELDASEQAVTEAVNDTLKAIAASLLMEQVLAPRFEFKPKNSASGPVQGFDYGESGYNPGMSNVGYNHQTGELQIEIKGLSDPKSEEAARICREDLNEVIATFVQDKTTIERGLFDREIVPEELTQIRMGKIIKEKYPDLDFEDQEAVRQHAIAALYVAQQAQQTANGGSSESAANTSLIDGVRKFVMDVRELDIDLIDRINPFSEAYAILAKAISEDSLKQVAAAIAGKRVSIPYEEARALAERALQFKKERGRLPDINAKDPWEKRMAEGVSALRQYIAKQKAAGGNGGDING; via the coding sequence ATGAATAATAATAATGAACAACACCGTTTTGTTCCATCCATTTCTGTAAATTATGAAGGGAATGGTAGTGCAACGAAGTATAATGAATTCGGCATGCGTCCAATGCAGGAGAGAGCCTATGAGCGACGTGGTGAACAGTATCTGCTTATCAAATCGCCTCCCGCATCAGGCAAAAGCCGTGCGCTTATGTTCATCGCCCTTGACAAACTCCATAATCAAGGGCTCAAGCAGGCCATTATTGTAGTCCCAGAAAAGTCAATCGGTTCTAGCTTCAACGATGAACCCTTAAGCCAGTTTGGCTTTTGGGCCGACTGGAGAGTGGAGCCGAAATGGAACCTATGTAACGCACCTGGTTCGGATAATGGCGGGAAGGTTAATTCGGTGGGTGCATACCTCGAAAGTGAGGATAAAGTATTAGTCTGTACCCACGCTACCTTCCGGTTTGCAGTCGACAAATTTGGGGTTGAGGCGTTCGACAACAGGTTGATCGCCGTGGACGAGTTCCACCACGTTTCGGCCAATCCTGACAACAAACTCGGCTTGCATCTCGGGCAGTTCATCGCACGCGATCGTGTTCATATTGTGGCGATGACTGGCTCATACTTCCGTGGGGATGCAGAAGCAGTGTTATCCCCGCAGGATGAGTCAAAGTTTGATACAGTCACCTATACTTATTACGAGCAACTCAATGGCTACAAGTATCTTAAGAAGCTCGACATTGGCTATTTCTTTTACTCGGGTTCTTACACAGATGATATCCTCAAGGTTCTCGACCCGGCCGAAAAAACCATCGTCCATATCCCGAATGTCAATTCGCGCGAGAGCACGAAGGACAAGATCCGAGAGGTCGAATACATCATCGAAGAACTGGGAGAGTGGCAAGGGACTGATCCTGCGACCGGTTTCCAGCTTGTTAAGACGACAGGTGGCCGAATCCTCCGGATCGCCGACCTGGTGGATGATGATCCTACCAAACGCGACCGTGTATCAGCAGCTCTGAAAGACCCAGCGCATAAGAATAACCGTGATCATGTTGACATCATCATCGCCCTTGGTATGGCGAAGGAAGGCTTTGACTGGATTTGGTGTGAGCACGCATTGACGATTGGCTATCGAGCAAGTCTCACGGAGATTGTACAAATCATCGGCCGTGCGACCCGCGACGCACCGGGCAAAAGCCGTGCCCGTTTCACTAACCTCATCGCGGAACTTGATGCATCCGAGCAGGCAGTTACCGAGGCCGTAAACGATACCTTGAAGGCCATTGCTGCCAGTTTGCTGATGGAGCAGGTTCTTGCGCCTCGCTTTGAGTTCAAGCCGAAGAATTCAGCCAGTGGTCCGGTACAAGGGTTCGACTATGGTGAGAGCGGTTATAACCCTGGAATGTCCAATGTCGGTTACAACCATCAAACAGGGGAGTTACAAATCGAGATCAAGGGTCTTTCTGACCCAAAGAGCGAGGAAGCCGCACGAATTTGTCGAGAGGACCTAAACGAAGTCATTGCAACATTCGTTCAAGACAAGACCACAATAGAGCGTGGCTTGTTTGACCGTGAAATTGTGCCTGAAGAGTTGACTCAGATTCGTATGGGCAAAATCATCAAGGAAAAGTACCCAGACCTCGACTTTGAGGATCAGGAAGCGGTACGCCAGCACGCTATCGCTGCCCTTTACGTGGCGCAACAAGCCCAGCAAACTGCGAATGGTGGAAGCAGTGAATCTGCCGCTAACACTTCGCTCATTGATGGGGTGCGCAAGTTCGTGATGGACGTTCGTGAACTGGACATCGATCTCATTGATCGCATTAATCCATTCAGTGAGGCATATGCAATCCTCGCCAAAGCAATAAGCGAGGACAGTCTGAAACAGGTAGCGGCCGCCATTGCGGGAAAACGTGTTAGCATTCCCTATGAGGAAGCTAGAGCGCTGGCTGAACGGGCTCTCCAATTTAAGAAGGAACGGGGGAGACTTCCGGACATAAATGCTAAAGATCCTTGGGAAAAGCGAATGGCCGAGGGTGTTTCAGCCTTGAGACAATATATTGCGAAACAAAAGGCAGCAGGAGGTAATGGAGGGGATATAAATGGCTAA
- a CDS encoding neutral zinc metallopeptidase yields the protein MQWKGRRQSANVEDRRGMGMGGKTVIGGGIGSIIIVLLFTLLGGNPGDLINNSPSNLGSDTSAPYQESTQEKELADFVSVVLADTEDVWSEKFQEKGLTYENPTLVLYRNSVQSACGTASSAVGPFYCPGDHKLYIDLSFYEELKQRFQAPGDFAMAYVIAHEVGHHVQTLLNMGDSASASQKRSNEYSVRFELQADYLAGVWAHDAKGKGYLEKGDLEEALNAANAVGDDNIQKKAQGYVVPESFTHGTSEQRKRWFNKGFENGTIEGGDTFKQAKL from the coding sequence ATGCAATGGAAAGGAAGACGGCAAAGCGCAAACGTTGAAGATCGCAGAGGTATGGGTATGGGAGGGAAAACCGTGATAGGAGGAGGTATTGGCAGTATCATTATCGTTCTCCTCTTTACACTGCTCGGTGGTAACCCCGGAGATTTAATAAATAATAGTCCATCGAATCTAGGCTCAGATACTAGCGCTCCTTATCAAGAATCAACTCAGGAGAAAGAATTGGCGGACTTTGTTTCTGTTGTCCTTGCCGATACGGAGGATGTTTGGTCAGAGAAATTTCAGGAAAAAGGGCTAACATACGAAAACCCTACGCTAGTTTTGTATAGGAACAGTGTTCAGTCAGCCTGTGGAACTGCCAGTTCGGCTGTTGGACCGTTTTATTGTCCTGGTGACCATAAGCTTTACATTGACCTAAGTTTTTATGAGGAGCTGAAACAAAGATTCCAAGCACCTGGTGACTTTGCAATGGCGTACGTCATTGCTCATGAAGTAGGCCACCACGTCCAGACCCTTTTGAATATGGGAGACAGTGCTTCAGCAAGCCAAAAACGTTCCAATGAATACTCTGTCCGTTTTGAATTGCAGGCTGACTACTTGGCGGGTGTTTGGGCACACGATGCCAAAGGGAAGGGTTACCTTGAAAAAGGGGACCTTGAAGAGGCACTGAATGCAGCAAACGCAGTTGGTGATGATAATATTCAGAAAAAAGCACAGGGCTATGTAGTTCCTGAAAGCTTTACACATGGAACGTCTGAACAAAGAAAGCGATGGTTTAATAAAGGATTTGAAAATGGCACCATTGAGGGTGGAGATACCTTTAAACAGGCAAAACTATAA
- a CDS encoding electron transfer flavoprotein subunit alpha/FixB family protein has product MDFKDYKGVWVFIEQKDDMVASVSLELLGAGRKLADKRGVELAGILIGENVKHLTKTVFEYGADTVYVYDQPIFKHYRTETYMKALLECSDKHKPEIILYGATSTGKDLASAVATDLPTGLTADTTELDVEEETGLLLASRPAFGGNIMATILCKKYRPQMATVRAKVMKALTPESGRTGKIVEETISLQEEDIRTKVLEIVKETVKKVRIDEADIIVAGGKGLGSYEGFQLIHQLAETLGGAVGASRDVVEAGWIDHAHQVGQTGVTVTPKIYFAIGISGAIQHIVGMKNSGLIIAINKDKEAPIFQNCHYGIVGDAFEIVPILIEQFKHALSKDKVMK; this is encoded by the coding sequence TTGGACTTCAAGGATTACAAAGGTGTTTGGGTATTCATTGAACAAAAGGATGACATGGTTGCTTCTGTTTCGCTTGAACTTTTGGGTGCAGGAAGAAAGTTGGCAGACAAACGGGGAGTGGAATTAGCGGGTATTTTAATCGGGGAGAATGTTAAGCATTTAACAAAAACCGTATTTGAATATGGTGCTGATACAGTTTATGTGTATGATCAACCCATCTTTAAACATTATCGGACTGAGACCTACATGAAGGCGCTATTGGAATGCAGTGATAAACATAAACCAGAAATTATCCTCTACGGTGCTACTTCAACTGGAAAAGACTTGGCAAGCGCGGTAGCAACAGATCTGCCAACAGGTTTGACGGCGGATACGACGGAGTTGGATGTCGAAGAGGAAACGGGGTTACTTTTGGCGAGCCGGCCAGCGTTTGGCGGAAATATTATGGCGACCATCCTTTGTAAAAAATATCGGCCACAAATGGCGACAGTACGCGCCAAAGTCATGAAGGCGCTGACGCCGGAGTCGGGGAGAACAGGCAAGATCGTCGAAGAAACAATTTCGCTACAAGAGGAAGACATCCGGACAAAAGTCTTGGAAATTGTAAAGGAGACGGTTAAGAAAGTAAGAATCGACGAAGCGGACATCATTGTGGCAGGTGGAAAAGGCTTAGGGAGCTACGAGGGATTTCAGCTAATACACCAATTGGCGGAAACGCTTGGTGGAGCGGTTGGTGCCAGTAGGGATGTAGTAGAAGCGGGCTGGATTGACCACGCTCATCAGGTAGGGCAAACCGGTGTGACGGTAACGCCAAAAATATATTTTGCAATAGGAATTTCTGGTGCCATTCAACATATTGTGGGAATGAAAAATTCCGGTTTGATTATTGCCATTAATAAGGACAAAGAAGCCCCTATTTTTCAAAACTGTCATTATGGAATTGTGGGCGATGCTTTTGAGATCGTTCCTATATTGATCGAACAATTTAAACATGCTCTTTCTAAAGATAAGGTAATGAAATAA
- a CDS encoding CarD family transcriptional regulator, translated as MEVDYLFQIGDNIVYPMHGAGVIKAIEEKEISGVKQQYYVIKMLISNMQVMIPAGKILSSSIRPVTDIIALKHIIHIFQHGESDRLLPWKQRYKLNTDKVKTGKIQEGAEVVRDLMRMKKEKALNSSEKTMLDNAHGFLMSELGLIKGITENQIKSFC; from the coding sequence ATGGAGGTGGATTATTTGTTTCAAATTGGCGATAACATTGTTTATCCAATGCACGGAGCAGGTGTAATTAAAGCCATAGAAGAAAAGGAAATCTCAGGGGTAAAACAACAGTATTATGTTATAAAAATGTTAATAAGTAATATGCAAGTCATGATTCCTGCGGGGAAAATTTTGAGTTCAAGTATACGTCCAGTTACTGACATAATTGCATTAAAACACATCATACACATTTTTCAGCATGGAGAATCAGATCGATTACTGCCGTGGAAACAAAGGTATAAATTGAACACCGACAAAGTAAAAACGGGTAAAATACAAGAAGGTGCTGAAGTTGTACGTGATTTAATGCGTATGAAGAAAGAAAAAGCACTTAATTCAAGCGAAAAAACAATGTTGGATAACGCACATGGATTTTTGATGAGTGAACTGGGATTAATTAAAGGAATCACTGAAAATCAAATAAAAAGTTTCTGTTAA
- a CDS encoding ATP-dependent DNA ligase, giving the protein MFFSPMLLHKTATPFDNDHYYSEPKMDGFRLIYSHIAGKKKLYTRHNTDVSNRFPELLDLDIPNGTILDGEVVLTDAAGKPDFEAVMSRFSSFKTEKVQQLSQLEPVSFVVFDVLVHSSEKVTHLPLYQRKELLDMLIPKNTPVLSKIMSIHSNGNALFNLIKEQDLDGIVLKRKDSVYEVGKRSHSWLKVINYQVANVLVKGYRKDVFGWLLAFEDGRYAGVMELGVPIEEKKKVYQMPIIDENEKFAFIDPLSCTIKYRNITKAGLLRLPSFVSMNS; this is encoded by the coding sequence ATGTTTTTCAGCCCAATGCTACTCCATAAGACTGCTACCCCTTTCGATAACGATCATTACTACTCGGAACCAAAAATGGATGGATTCCGTCTAATTTATTCTCATATTGCAGGAAAAAAGAAATTATATACACGTCATAATACTGATGTCTCAAACCGTTTCCCGGAATTACTGGACTTGGATATTCCTAATGGAACCATACTGGATGGTGAAGTAGTTCTAACGGATGCAGCAGGTAAGCCAGATTTTGAAGCTGTAATGAGTAGATTTTCTTCGTTTAAAACGGAAAAGGTGCAACAATTATCTCAATTGGAACCAGTCTCCTTTGTTGTTTTTGATGTTTTGGTTCACAGCAGCGAAAAAGTAACCCACCTGCCCCTTTATCAGCGCAAGGAACTCCTCGACATGCTAATTCCCAAAAATACCCCCGTCCTATCAAAGATTATGAGCATCCATAGTAACGGTAACGCTTTATTTAACCTCATTAAAGAACAAGACCTAGATGGCATTGTACTAAAGAGGAAGGACAGCGTCTATGAGGTCGGCAAACGGTCCCATTCCTGGCTCAAGGTGATTAATTACCAGGTTGCCAATGTGTTAGTTAAAGGGTATCGAAAAGACGTATTTGGGTGGCTCCTGGCCTTTGAGGACGGCCGCTACGCAGGAGTAATGGAACTCGGGGTACCAATTGAGGAAAAAAAGAAAGTTTACCAGATGCCTATAATCGATGAAAACGAAAAATTTGCTTTTATCGATCCATTGTCGTGTACCATAAAATACCGAAATATCACAAAGGCTGGTCTACTACGGCTGCCGTCCTTTGTATCAATGAATAGCTAA
- a CDS encoding sigma factor-like helix-turn-helix DNA-binding protein, which produces MDFETLMTKDNAIFFMDMVDSVKSPNFVPVLFKPRPYIKLLQNKGEDYQRFIGLYAMMKYILSEREVFVLDSIYGINKEKATFEEIGKMLNLSRSRIAHIRNDAEVKLVRELIWYFEIKR; this is translated from the coding sequence ATGGATTTTGAAACATTGATGACAAAGGATAACGCAATTTTCTTTATGGATATGGTCGACTCAGTAAAAAGTCCTAATTTTGTGCCTGTACTTTTTAAACCCAGACCTTATATAAAATTGCTTCAGAACAAAGGTGAAGATTACCAACGATTCATTGGACTTTATGCTATGATGAAATACATCTTATCAGAAAGAGAAGTATTCGTTTTGGATTCAATTTACGGTATAAACAAAGAGAAGGCCACTTTTGAGGAAATTGGGAAAATGCTTAACCTGTCCCGCAGTCGTATTGCGCATATACGAAATGATGCTGAAGTGAAATTGGTCCGAGAATTGATATGGTACTTTGAAATAAAGAGGTAG
- a CDS encoding electron transfer flavoprotein subunit beta/FixA family protein has product MLHIVACIKQVPDTKIIKMNPKTNTMDRRTAPAILNPYDAHAVEEAVRLKQRYGGTVSVVTMGPPPAVTAIKKCIEIGADEGYLITDRRFAGADTLATSYAVTKAIEKIAKQKPVDLIICGKMSIDGDTGQVGPGIARRLDIPPLTSVNKVVEINQEEGYAIVHRKLEDGYEVVRSALPCLFSVEKTINDVPYSPFPNMIKAARYKPHIWSVDDLEGVDIKQLGLKGSPTIVSKVWAPQKPAGGTFLEGNPTAQVEQLLSVLLEKKELFETKEGM; this is encoded by the coding sequence ATGCTGCATATTGTAGCCTGTATCAAGCAAGTGCCTGACACCAAAATCATTAAGATGAATCCAAAAACAAATACGATGGACCGTAGAACAGCACCTGCGATATTGAATCCGTATGATGCCCATGCTGTTGAAGAGGCGGTTCGTTTAAAGCAAAGATATGGGGGGACCGTATCTGTTGTTACCATGGGTCCGCCTCCAGCGGTTACCGCGATAAAGAAGTGTATTGAAATCGGCGCCGATGAAGGCTATTTAATTACCGACCGCCGGTTTGCGGGTGCCGATACATTGGCAACGAGCTATGCCGTTACAAAGGCTATTGAAAAAATAGCAAAACAAAAACCCGTAGATTTAATCATTTGTGGAAAAATGTCCATCGATGGAGATACCGGGCAAGTCGGACCCGGAATCGCAAGAAGGCTCGATATTCCACCACTGACTTCTGTGAATAAAGTCGTGGAAATCAATCAAGAAGAGGGATATGCCATTGTTCATCGCAAGCTGGAGGATGGATATGAAGTCGTCAGGTCAGCCTTACCGTGTTTGTTTTCTGTTGAAAAAACTATCAATGACGTGCCGTACTCTCCGTTTCCTAACATGATAAAAGCTGCCAGATATAAACCTCATATTTGGTCTGTTGATGACCTGGAAGGTGTAGATATAAAGCAGCTTGGATTGAAGGGGTCTCCAACGATTGTCTCCAAAGTTTGGGCACCGCAAAAACCGGCAGGAGGAACATTTCTTGAAGGCAACCCAACGGCCCAAGTAGAGCAATTACTTTCTGTCCTGCTTGAAAAGAAAGAACTGTTCGAAACAAAGGAGGGCATGTAA
- a CDS encoding thioredoxin family protein: MLPQVEEVIKEFRQIHFGIIDADEATEIAGHFGIFTVPVLLLFVHGKEYLREARIVHLNLFQKKIKRIYESVLN; encoded by the coding sequence ATACTTCCTCAGGTTGAGGAAGTTATAAAGGAGTTTAGGCAGATTCATTTTGGGATTATTGATGCAGATGAGGCAACAGAAATAGCCGGACACTTTGGGATTTTCACTGTCCCGGTTCTCCTATTGTTTGTCCACGGAAAAGAATACTTGAGAGAAGCACGAATAGTCCATCTAAATCTCTTTCAGAAGAAAATAAAAAGAATTTATGAGTCAGTGCTAAATTAA
- a CDS encoding deaminase domain-containing protein, producing MGSRRIQIKNGETPDIKKNALDLRDIILKRAIFDKAITDQKQIKKITMQHNLAYLEYKIYKIKGSNKWESGHFIAHSKVSTRHKFLHPLNEYGFVELKPGGRAFKHINVSKTKEIESCSYSHPRLGDSEAKLLERLAEILEPFSVGEVTLYTEFEPCLSCDYEIFQFLENFPGIELIICYELDYN from the coding sequence GTGGGTAGTAGGAGAATTCAGATTAAGAATGGTGAAACACCTGATATAAAGAAAAATGCTCTTGATTTAAGGGATATAATTTTAAAAAGGGCAATTTTCGATAAAGCAATAACTGATCAGAAGCAAATCAAAAAAATTACAATGCAACATAACTTAGCATACCTTGAATATAAAATTTACAAAATAAAAGGCTCTAATAAATGGGAGTCGGGGCATTTTATTGCTCATAGTAAAGTTTCAACAAGACATAAATTTTTGCATCCGCTCAATGAATATGGGTTTGTTGAATTGAAGCCGGGAGGAAGAGCCTTTAAACATATTAATGTGTCTAAAACAAAGGAAATTGAAAGTTGCAGTTATTCCCATCCTAGGTTAGGAGATTCAGAAGCTAAGCTTTTAGAAAGATTAGCTGAAATCTTAGAACCTTTTTCGGTAGGGGAAGTGACTTTGTATACGGAATTCGAACCATGTTTGAGTTGTGATTATGAAATATTTCAATTTTTAGAAAATTTTCCGGGTATTGAATTGATTATATGTTATGAATTGGATTATAATTAA
- a CDS encoding recombinase family protein, whose protein sequence is MIYGYARVSTQGQDLQGQLEKLRNAGCEEIYSEKFTGTKAEREEFQKLIKTVKAGDTLIVTKLDRFARSAIDGITIIKQLFERGVRVHVLNMGIIEDTPTGRLILNIFLAFAEFERDLIVERTKEGKAIAKQKGDYKEGRPRKFKKAQIELALKLLETHSYKQVEETTGISKSTLIRAKNGTR, encoded by the coding sequence ATGATATACGGGTATGCAAGGGTTAGTACACAAGGCCAGGATTTACAAGGGCAACTGGAAAAATTGAGGAATGCTGGCTGTGAGGAGATCTACTCCGAGAAGTTTACTGGAACCAAGGCTGAACGGGAAGAATTTCAAAAGCTGATAAAAACGGTAAAAGCAGGTGATACGTTAATCGTAACTAAACTGGACAGGTTCGCACGATCCGCAATTGATGGGATTACTATCATCAAGCAACTCTTTGAACGGGGTGTAAGGGTACACGTATTAAACATGGGAATCATCGAGGATACTCCCACCGGCAGACTGATCCTAAACATCTTTTTAGCTTTTGCGGAGTTTGAGCGGGATTTAATTGTGGAACGGACCAAGGAAGGGAAAGCAATTGCCAAGCAGAAGGGTGATTATAAAGAAGGAAGACCAAGGAAATTCAAAAAAGCACAAATAGAACTGGCTCTTAAGCTACTAGAAACACACTCTTATAAGCAGGTGGAGGAAACTACAGGGATTAGCAAGAGCACACTGATTAGGGCAAAGAACGGAACCAGGTAA